In Primulina eburnea isolate SZY01 chromosome 14, ASM2296580v1, whole genome shotgun sequence, the following proteins share a genomic window:
- the LOC140812847 gene encoding LOW QUALITY PROTEIN: uncharacterized protein (The sequence of the model RefSeq protein was modified relative to this genomic sequence to represent the inferred CDS: inserted 1 base in 1 codon), producing the protein MGSVMRFGLIFLIIIESARHFSSSEQIYNLEKFISEKYFEKYDNLIDSKFNSFIENEIPHDFSKALQENNYATPASSVLRQNVVGEGSHRRLNSYLRFRVRPEFESNLTRQSCVVVFIERLPSGVFADPFELQHLVQRGVFTGAAVFGDTNLELPSFQSNRSVVEIHIYVASKVFSRNKNELEVDLEVPLHARYQPLGYGFSRVEFGQPHVFMCCSTERNAQSRSCSIIPTNCSFDCNSTPLVWDIPCGIREHARFVSIVTFVSAVVAVLFIVSASIRYSDTRXSDKLKYS; encoded by the exons ATGGGTTCGGTGATGAGATTCGGATTGATTTTTCTTATCATCATCGAGTCTGCTCGGCATTTTTCAAGTTCT GAGCAGATATACAATCTGGAGAAATTTATCTCAGAGAAGTATTTTGAGAAATATGATAATTTGATAGATTCCAAGTTCAATAGCTTTATTGAAAACGAAATTCCACATGACTTCAGCAAAGCTCTTCAAGAGAATAACTATGCCACACCTGCATCATCAGTTCTACGCCAAAATGTTGTTGGTGAAGGTTCTCACCGTCGTCTGAACTCATATTTAAGATTCAGAGTGCGGCCTGAATTCGAATCCAACCTGACCAGGCAGTCTTGTGTAGTagtatttattgaaagactGCCGTCTGGTGTCTTTGCTGATCCTTTTGAGCTGCAGCATCTTGTCCAGCGTGGTG TATTCACTGGTGCGGCCGTCTTTGGTGATACAAATTTGGAACTGCCATCTTTTCAGTCAAACAGATCAGTTGTTGAAATCCATATTTATGTTGCTTCCAAAGTGTTTTCCAGGAACAAGAATGAATTGGAGGTCGACCTTGAGGTTCCATTGCATGCACGGTATCAA CCTCTAGGATATGGTTTTTCGAGGGTTGAATTTGGACAACCTCATGTATTCATGTGCTGCAGCACAGAAAGAAATGCACAAAGTAGGAGCTGCTCAATCATACCAACAAACTGTAGTTTTGATTGCAATAGTACTCCTCTTGTGTGGGATATACCCTGTGGAATCAGGGAGCACGCCAGGTTTGTATCAATAGTTACATTTGTCTCTGCTGTTGTGGCCGTTCTATTTATAGTATCGGCATCCATACGTTACTCTGATACTC TCTctgataaattgaaatattcatAA
- the LOC140812483 gene encoding syntaxin-22-like, giving the protein MSFQDLESGRGSGPTRTGFVNGRQDPTQAVASGIFQINTAVATFQRLVNTLGTAKDTPELREKLHKTRLHVGQLVKDTSEKLKQVSEADHQFEVSANKKLTDAKLAKDFQAVLREFQKAQRLSAERETTYTPLQSVLPSSYAASEIDGSSDRSSEQRATLESRRQEVLFLDNEIAFNEAIIDERDQGIQEIQQQIGEVNDIFKDLAVLVNEQGVMIDDIGSNVEGSHAATAQGKTQLVKAAKTQRSSSSLACLLVVIFGIILLIVIIVLIT; this is encoded by the exons TCAGGCCGTTGCTTCGGGAATATTTCAGATTAACACCGCCGTCGCAACCTTCCAGCGCCTCGTGAACACCCTCGGTACTGCCAAGGACACGCCGGAGCTCCGTGAAAAGTT GCATAAAACGCGTCTACATGTTGGACAGTTGGTGAAGGATACTTCAGAAAAACTTAAACAAGTTAGTGAAGCAGACCATCAGTTTGAAGTCAGT GCAAACAAGAAGCTTACTGATGCAAAGCTCGCGAAAGATTTTCAAGCGGTACTAAGAGAATTTCAGAAGGCTCAACGGCTTTCAGCTGAAAGGGAGACAACATATACTCCATTACAGTCAGTTCTCCCTTCGAG CTATGCAGCTAGTGAGATAGATGGAAGTTCAGATCGGAGTTCAGAACAACGAGCTACTCTAGAATCAAGAAG GCAGGAGGTTTTATTTTTGGACAATGAGATTGCTTTCAATGAAGCCATTATAGATGAAAGAGACCAGGGGATTCAAGAAATACAGCAACAAATTGGTGAAGTGAATGATATTTTCAAAGACCTCGCGGTATTGGTTAATGAGCAAGGAGTCATGATAG ATGATATTGGTTCCAACGTCGAGGGTTCTCATGCTGCAACTGCTCAGGGAAAAACCCAGCTTGTCAAAGCGGCTAAGACCCAGAGGTCTAGTTCATCTTTG GCTTGCTTGTTGGTTGTGATTTTTGGAATCATTCTTCTCATAGTGATTATAGTTCTCATCACCTGA